The Streptomyces sp. NBC_01775 genome includes a region encoding these proteins:
- a CDS encoding RNA degradosome polyphosphate kinase: protein MSQHAPRTPASQVPQPSVGSIAAHRTSGGVPGAGSQLGLEPDIDSDVDLYEEGQGPGDTAGDLPSDRFLDRERSWLAFNERVLELAEDPETPLLERANFLAIFASNLDEFFMVRVAGLKRRIATGVATRSASGHQPREVLDLIWNRSRELMARHAACYQQDVAPALADEGLHLLRWKELTEKEQARLFTLFRQQIYPVLTPLAVDPAHPFPYISGLSLNLAVVLRNPVSAHNYFARVKVPPLLPRFLEASPHRYVPLEDVIAAHLEELFPGMEVLAHHMFRVTRNEDLEVEEDDAENLLQALEKELMRRRFGPPVRLEVEESIDPYVLDLLVRELKVSEAEVYPLPGPLDLTGLSGIASAMDRPELKYPNFVAGTHRDLAEVESASPPDIFAALRERDVLLHHPYDSFSTSVQAFLEQAAADPDVLAIKQTLYRTSGDSPIVDALIDAAESGKQVLVLVEIKARFDEQANIKWARKLEESGCHVVYGLVGLKTHCKLSLVVRQEGETLSRYAHVGTGNYHPKTARLYEDLGLLTADQQVGADLSDLFNRLSGYSRRETYRRLLVAPRSLRDGLVSRIHKEITHHRAGRPAHVRIKVNSIVDEAICDALYRASMAGVPVDVWVRGICALRPGVPGLSDNIRVRSVLGRFLEHSRVFCFGNGGESEVWLGSADMMHRNLDRRIEALVRVTDPAHRASLNRMLETGMSETTASWHLGPDGDWTRHAYAVEGEAAGQRLPNVQEMLIEGRRRRRGPAT, encoded by the coding sequence ATGAGCCAGCACGCTCCGCGCACCCCCGCCTCGCAGGTACCTCAGCCCTCGGTCGGCTCGATCGCGGCCCACCGCACCAGCGGCGGCGTCCCCGGAGCCGGCTCCCAGCTGGGTCTGGAGCCGGACATCGACTCCGACGTCGACCTCTACGAGGAGGGCCAGGGCCCCGGGGACACCGCCGGCGACCTGCCCTCCGACCGATTTCTGGACCGCGAGCGCAGCTGGCTCGCCTTCAACGAACGCGTTCTCGAACTCGCCGAGGACCCGGAGACCCCGCTGCTCGAAAGGGCCAACTTTCTGGCGATCTTCGCCAGCAACCTGGATGAGTTCTTCATGGTGCGGGTCGCCGGCCTCAAGCGCCGGATCGCCACCGGCGTCGCCACCCGCAGCGCCTCCGGGCACCAGCCGCGCGAGGTCCTGGACCTGATCTGGAACCGCTCGCGCGAACTCATGGCCCGGCACGCGGCCTGCTACCAGCAGGACGTCGCGCCCGCGCTGGCCGACGAGGGCCTGCACCTGCTGCGGTGGAAAGAGCTGACCGAGAAGGAACAGGCCCGCCTGTTCACGCTCTTCCGCCAGCAGATCTACCCGGTGCTCACCCCGCTGGCCGTCGACCCCGCACACCCGTTCCCGTACATCTCCGGGCTGTCCCTCAACCTCGCGGTGGTCCTCCGCAACCCCGTCAGCGCGCACAACTACTTCGCGCGGGTGAAGGTCCCCCCGCTGCTGCCGCGCTTCCTGGAGGCGTCGCCGCACCGCTACGTCCCGCTGGAGGACGTCATCGCGGCGCACCTGGAGGAGCTGTTCCCCGGCATGGAGGTGCTCGCGCACCACATGTTCCGGGTCACGCGCAACGAGGACCTGGAGGTGGAGGAGGACGACGCCGAAAACCTCCTCCAGGCCCTGGAGAAGGAGCTGATGCGGCGCCGCTTCGGGCCGCCGGTGCGCCTGGAGGTCGAGGAGTCGATCGACCCGTACGTGCTGGACCTGCTGGTGCGCGAGCTGAAGGTGAGCGAGGCGGAGGTGTATCCGCTGCCGGGCCCGCTGGATCTTACGGGCCTGTCGGGGATCGCCTCGGCGATGGACCGGCCGGAGCTGAAGTACCCCAACTTCGTCGCGGGGACCCACCGCGACCTGGCCGAGGTCGAATCCGCCTCGCCCCCCGACATCTTCGCCGCGCTGCGCGAGCGCGACGTTTTGCTGCACCATCCGTACGACTCGTTCTCCACCTCCGTACAGGCCTTCCTGGAACAGGCCGCCGCCGACCCGGACGTCCTGGCCATCAAGCAGACGCTGTACCGCACGTCCGGAGACTCGCCGATCGTCGACGCGCTCATAGACGCGGCGGAATCCGGCAAGCAGGTGCTGGTGCTGGTCGAGATCAAGGCACGCTTCGACGAGCAGGCCAACATCAAGTGGGCCCGGAAGCTGGAGGAGTCCGGCTGCCACGTCGTCTACGGGCTGGTGGGCCTCAAGACCCACTGCAAGCTCTCGCTCGTGGTGCGCCAGGAGGGCGAGACGCTCAGCCGTTACGCGCACGTCGGCACCGGCAACTACCACCCCAAGACGGCACGCCTGTACGAGGACCTGGGCCTGCTGACGGCCGACCAGCAGGTGGGCGCCGACCTGTCCGACCTGTTCAACCGGCTGTCCGGATACTCGCGGCGGGAGACCTACCGCCGCCTGCTGGTCGCACCCCGCTCCCTGCGGGACGGGCTGGTCTCGCGCATCCACAAGGAGATCACCCACCACAGGGCGGGACGCCCCGCCCATGTGCGTATCAAGGTCAACTCGATAGTGGACGAGGCCATTTGCGACGCGCTCTACCGCGCGTCGATGGCGGGTGTGCCCGTGGATGTGTGGGTACGCGGCATCTGCGCGCTCAGACCCGGCGTACCCGGCCTGAGCGACAACATCAGAGTGCGCAGCGTGCTGGGCCGCTTCCTGGAGCACTCGCGGGTCTTCTGCTTCGGCAACGGCGGCGAGTCCGAGGTGTGGCTGGGCAGCGCGGACATGATGCACCGCAACCTCGACCGCAGGATCGAGGCGCTGGTACGGGTCACCGACCCGGCCCACCGCGCCTCGCTCAACCGGATGCTGGAGACCGGCATGTCCGAGACCACCGCCTCCTGGCACCTGGGCCCGGACGGCGACTGGACGCGGCACGCGTATGCCGTCGAGGGGGAGGCGGCGGGACAGCGCCTGCCCAACGTCCAGGAAATGCTGATCGAGGGGCGGCGGCGCAGGCGTGGACCGGCGACATGA